A stretch of DNA from Magnetococcales bacterium:
ATGTGGTGGAAAACCCTCTTGTTGCTGGCCGTGGCAGGAATCCTGACGCTCTTTGCCCTGGGACTCGGGAATGATCCCCGCCTGATTCCAACCCCCCTGATCAACCGCCCGGCCACGGATTTTACCGCCCCGGCCCTGGACGGAGGCGAGCCGATCCGCCTGAGTGCCCACAAAGGCCGTTGGGTCATGCTCAATTTTTGGGGGTCCTGGTGCGGCAGTTGTTGGCAGGAACACCCCTACCTCGTGGAATTGTCCAAAAAAGTGCAATCCAGAAACGACTTTGTCATCATCGGCGTGGATTTTCGCGACACCATCGAGAATGGCCGGGATTTTTTGCGCCGTTATGGGGAGACCGGCTATCGCCACGCCTTCGATCCCGACCAACGCATCGCCATCGACTGGGGCGTCTACGGTGCCCCCGAAAGCTATCTCGTGGATCCC
This window harbors:
- a CDS encoding DsbE family thiol:disulfide interchange protein, coding for MWWKTLLLLAVAGILTLFALGLGNDPRLIPTPLINRPATDFTAPALDGGEPIRLSAHKGRWVMLNFWGSWCGSCWQEHPYLVELSKKVQSRNDFVIIGVDFRDTIENGRDFLRRYGETGYRHAFDPDQRIAIDWGVYGAPESYLVDPQGRIRLKHTGPLYPGWFEKVALPLMSQEKGIQEKTP